One genomic window of Mercenaria mercenaria strain notata chromosome 2, MADL_Memer_1, whole genome shotgun sequence includes the following:
- the LOC123563046 gene encoding tektin-3-like isoform X1 produces the protein MDGPLCTRNSIENSCQKPKLEVVLLCQPKGSKMEYLGHTQTATYMTGPRLGASNTQTFLPSISTMQSSYKAFDNAAAPSQLRRSLTTLPWRPSTYYQTARVNPSSALVRSMPDPMSARNQLSELDSIKVPPVFAAARNALYTRYTPNDWSNSNQGNYLSSDRVRSTAERLRLDTVRLCRETDDKTRRTQSDVGKRLGERIGDITFWKTELSNETDNMMAEINALQEAKRVLEKSLQETENPLHISQECLYHREKRQGIDLVHDNPERELIKEVDIIKRCQERMRTTIDKANAQLGLNRAAQHELERDTGDKFVAQSLDETCHGLRNSSRGIAYHNGVDRIDNTLSVPETWAQFSNNNIQRSQSERAASKNMRNEIESVLNSCANEMWQEWNSVNVALTERMQESTDARNRLQTHLSKVLQEIFDMEKNIEFLKKAIQDKEAPMQVAQTRLDTRIRRPNVELCRDPVQHRLVEEVNEISETVESLQNKLRMAENSLQQLLRTKASLEQDLSIKNNSLFIDREKCLGMRKTFPMSPRVVSL, from the exons AGGTGGTGCTGTTGTGTCAACCAAAGGGATCCAAGATGGAATACCTTGGACACACTCAAACTGCCACTTACATGACGGGTCCACGTCTTGGGGCTAGTAACACACAGACCTTTCTTCCTTCCATTAGCACTATGCAGTCCTCTTACAAAGCATTTGATAACGCAGCAGCACCGTCACAGCTCAGACGTTCTCTTACAACACTGCCATGGAGGCCAAGCACATACTACCAAACTGCCAGAGTAAATCCAAGCTCTGCTCTTGTGAGAAGCATGCCAGATCCCATGTCGGCAAGAAATCAACTCTCTGAATTGGACAGTATTAAAGTGCCCCCTGTGTTTGCTGCAGCTAGAAATGCTCTTTACACTCGTTATACTCCTAATGATTGGTCCAACTCAAACCAAGGAAATTATTTATCTTCCGATAGAGTTAGATCAACAGCTGAACGGCTTAGGTTGGACACTGTACGTCTTTGTCGCGAAACTGACGACAAAACAAGAAGAACACAGAGCGATGTAGGTAAACGTCTCGGTGAGAGAATAGGAGATATCACATTCTGGAAGACAGAATTAAGTAATGAAACTGATAACATGATGGCTGAGATAAACGCTTTACAGGAGGCAAAGAGAGTGTTGGAAAAGTCACTACAGGAGACTGAGAACCCACTGCATATCTCACAGGAATGTCTGTATCACAGAGAAAAGAGACAAGGAATTGATCTGGTGCATGACAACCCAGAGAGAGAATTAATTAAG GAGGTTGATATCATCAAAAGATGCCAGGAAAGAATGAGGACCACCATAGACAAGGCAAATGCTCAACTCGG CCTGAACCGTGCTGCACAGCATGAACTAGAGAGGGATACTGGAGACAAATTTGTAGCGCAGAGCCTTGATGAGACGTGTCACGGTCTCAGAAACTCTTCAAGAGGTATTGCCTACCATAATGGTGTAGACAGAATTGATAATAC attATCAGTACCCGAGACCTGGGCTCAGTTCAGTAACAACAACATCCAGCGTTCACAGAGTGAGAGAGCAGCATCAAAGAACATGCGTAATGAGATAGAGAGTGTACTCAACTCGTGCGCTAACGAGATGTGGCAAGAATGGAACTCTGTCAATGTCGCTCTCACAGAGAGGATGCAGGAGTCAACCGATGCCAGGAACAGATTACAGACACATTTATCTAAG GTATTACAAGAGATATTTGATATGGAAAAGAACATAGAGTTCCTCAAGAAGGCCATTCAGGACAAGGAAGCTCCCATGCAGGTAGCTCAGACCAGACTGGACACCAGAATACGCCGACCCAATGTTGAATTGTGCAGAGATCCAGTCCAGCACAG gcttGTTGAGGAAGTCAATGAGATCTCGGAGACCGTCGAGTCTCTCCAGAACAAGCTCCGTATGGCCGAGAACTCCCTGCAACAGCTCCTTAGAACGAAGGCATCTCTGGAACAAGACCTCAGTATCAAGAACAACTCCCTCTTTATTGACAGAGAGAAGTGCTTGGGAATGAGAAAAACTTTCCCAATGTCACCTAGAGTTGTGTCCCTTTAA
- the LOC123563046 gene encoding tektin-3-like isoform X2 yields MDGPLCTRNSIENSCQKPKLEVVLLCQPKGSKMEYLGHTQTATYMTGPRLGASNTQTFLPSISTMQSSYKAFDNAAAPSQLRRSLTTLPWRPSTYYQTARVNPSSALVRSMPDPMSARNQLSELDSIKVPPVFAAARNALYTRYTPNDWSNSNQGNYLSSDRVRSTAERLRLDTVRLCRETDDKTRRTQSDVGKRLGERIGDITFWKTELSNETDNMMAEINALQEAKRVLEKSLQETENPLHISQECLYHREKRQGIDLVHDNPERELIKEVDIIKRCQERMRTTIDKANAQLGLCRAAQHELEMDEKDKYSAKKLDESAKTIRNGSRGLAFHNGIERLDNSLSVPETWAQFSNNNIQRSQSERAASKNMRNEIESVLNSCANEMWQEWNSVNVALTERMQESTDARNRLQTHLSKVLQEIFDMEKNIEFLKKAIQDKEAPMQVAQTRLDTRIRRPNVELCRDPVQHRLVEEVNEISETVESLQNKLRMAENSLQQLLRTKASLEQDLSIKNNSLFIDREKCLGMRKTFPMSPRVVSL; encoded by the exons AGGTGGTGCTGTTGTGTCAACCAAAGGGATCCAAGATGGAATACCTTGGACACACTCAAACTGCCACTTACATGACGGGTCCACGTCTTGGGGCTAGTAACACACAGACCTTTCTTCCTTCCATTAGCACTATGCAGTCCTCTTACAAAGCATTTGATAACGCAGCAGCACCGTCACAGCTCAGACGTTCTCTTACAACACTGCCATGGAGGCCAAGCACATACTACCAAACTGCCAGAGTAAATCCAAGCTCTGCTCTTGTGAGAAGCATGCCAGATCCCATGTCGGCAAGAAATCAACTCTCTGAATTGGACAGTATTAAAGTGCCCCCTGTGTTTGCTGCAGCTAGAAATGCTCTTTACACTCGTTATACTCCTAATGATTGGTCCAACTCAAACCAAGGAAATTATTTATCTTCCGATAGAGTTAGATCAACAGCTGAACGGCTTAGGTTGGACACTGTACGTCTTTGTCGCGAAACTGACGACAAAACAAGAAGAACACAGAGCGATGTAGGTAAACGTCTCGGTGAGAGAATAGGAGATATCACATTCTGGAAGACAGAATTAAGTAATGAAACTGATAACATGATGGCTGAGATAAACGCTTTACAGGAGGCAAAGAGAGTGTTGGAAAAGTCACTACAGGAGACTGAGAACCCACTGCATATCTCACAGGAATGTCTGTATCACAGAGAAAAGAGACAAGGAATTGATCTGGTGCATGACAACCCAGAGAGAGAATTAATTAAG GAGGTTGATATCATCAAAAGATGCCAGGAAAGAATGAGGACCACCATAGACAAGGCAAATGCTCAACTCGG TTTATGTCGAGCAGCTCAACATGAGCTTGAAATGGATGAAAAAGATAAATACAGTGCTAAAAAACTGGATGAATCAGCGAAAACAATTAGAAATGGCTCAAGAGGTCTAGCTTTTCATAATGGAATAGAACGTCTAGATAACTC attATCAGTACCCGAGACCTGGGCTCAGTTCAGTAACAACAACATCCAGCGTTCACAGAGTGAGAGAGCAGCATCAAAGAACATGCGTAATGAGATAGAGAGTGTACTCAACTCGTGCGCTAACGAGATGTGGCAAGAATGGAACTCTGTCAATGTCGCTCTCACAGAGAGGATGCAGGAGTCAACCGATGCCAGGAACAGATTACAGACACATTTATCTAAG GTATTACAAGAGATATTTGATATGGAAAAGAACATAGAGTTCCTCAAGAAGGCCATTCAGGACAAGGAAGCTCCCATGCAGGTAGCTCAGACCAGACTGGACACCAGAATACGCCGACCCAATGTTGAATTGTGCAGAGATCCAGTCCAGCACAG gcttGTTGAGGAAGTCAATGAGATCTCGGAGACCGTCGAGTCTCTCCAGAACAAGCTCCGTATGGCCGAGAACTCCCTGCAACAGCTCCTTAGAACGAAGGCATCTCTGGAACAAGACCTCAGTATCAAGAACAACTCCCTCTTTATTGACAGAGAGAAGTGCTTGGGAATGAGAAAAACTTTCCCAATGTCACCTAGAGTTGTGTCCCTTTAA
- the LOC123563046 gene encoding tektin-3-like isoform X3, producing the protein MEYLGHTQTATYMTGPRLGASNTQTFLPSISTMQSSYKAFDNAAAPSQLRRSLTTLPWRPSTYYQTARVNPSSALVRSMPDPMSARNQLSELDSIKVPPVFAAARNALYTRYTPNDWSNSNQGNYLSSDRVRSTAERLRLDTVRLCRETDDKTRRTQSDVGKRLGERIGDITFWKTELSNETDNMMAEINALQEAKRVLEKSLQETENPLHISQECLYHREKRQGIDLVHDNPERELIKEVDIIKRCQERMRTTIDKANAQLGLNRAAQHELERDTGDKFVAQSLDETCHGLRNSSRGIAYHNGVDRIDNTLSVPETWAQFSNNNIQRSQSERAASKNMRNEIESVLNSCANEMWQEWNSVNVALTERMQESTDARNRLQTHLSKVLQEIFDMEKNIEFLKKAIQDKEAPMQVAQTRLDTRIRRPNVELCRDPVQHRLVEEVNEISETVESLQNKLRMAENSLQQLLRTKASLEQDLSIKNNSLFIDREKCLGMRKTFPMSPRVVSL; encoded by the exons ATGGAATACCTTGGACACACTCAAACTGCCACTTACATGACGGGTCCACGTCTTGGGGCTAGTAACACACAGACCTTTCTTCCTTCCATTAGCACTATGCAGTCCTCTTACAAAGCATTTGATAACGCAGCAGCACCGTCACAGCTCAGACGTTCTCTTACAACACTGCCATGGAGGCCAAGCACATACTACCAAACTGCCAGAGTAAATCCAAGCTCTGCTCTTGTGAGAAGCATGCCAGATCCCATGTCGGCAAGAAATCAACTCTCTGAATTGGACAGTATTAAAGTGCCCCCTGTGTTTGCTGCAGCTAGAAATGCTCTTTACACTCGTTATACTCCTAATGATTGGTCCAACTCAAACCAAGGAAATTATTTATCTTCCGATAGAGTTAGATCAACAGCTGAACGGCTTAGGTTGGACACTGTACGTCTTTGTCGCGAAACTGACGACAAAACAAGAAGAACACAGAGCGATGTAGGTAAACGTCTCGGTGAGAGAATAGGAGATATCACATTCTGGAAGACAGAATTAAGTAATGAAACTGATAACATGATGGCTGAGATAAACGCTTTACAGGAGGCAAAGAGAGTGTTGGAAAAGTCACTACAGGAGACTGAGAACCCACTGCATATCTCACAGGAATGTCTGTATCACAGAGAAAAGAGACAAGGAATTGATCTGGTGCATGACAACCCAGAGAGAGAATTAATTAAG GAGGTTGATATCATCAAAAGATGCCAGGAAAGAATGAGGACCACCATAGACAAGGCAAATGCTCAACTCGG CCTGAACCGTGCTGCACAGCATGAACTAGAGAGGGATACTGGAGACAAATTTGTAGCGCAGAGCCTTGATGAGACGTGTCACGGTCTCAGAAACTCTTCAAGAGGTATTGCCTACCATAATGGTGTAGACAGAATTGATAATAC attATCAGTACCCGAGACCTGGGCTCAGTTCAGTAACAACAACATCCAGCGTTCACAGAGTGAGAGAGCAGCATCAAAGAACATGCGTAATGAGATAGAGAGTGTACTCAACTCGTGCGCTAACGAGATGTGGCAAGAATGGAACTCTGTCAATGTCGCTCTCACAGAGAGGATGCAGGAGTCAACCGATGCCAGGAACAGATTACAGACACATTTATCTAAG GTATTACAAGAGATATTTGATATGGAAAAGAACATAGAGTTCCTCAAGAAGGCCATTCAGGACAAGGAAGCTCCCATGCAGGTAGCTCAGACCAGACTGGACACCAGAATACGCCGACCCAATGTTGAATTGTGCAGAGATCCAGTCCAGCACAG gcttGTTGAGGAAGTCAATGAGATCTCGGAGACCGTCGAGTCTCTCCAGAACAAGCTCCGTATGGCCGAGAACTCCCTGCAACAGCTCCTTAGAACGAAGGCATCTCTGGAACAAGACCTCAGTATCAAGAACAACTCCCTCTTTATTGACAGAGAGAAGTGCTTGGGAATGAGAAAAACTTTCCCAATGTCACCTAGAGTTGTGTCCCTTTAA